In the genome of Triticum urartu cultivar G1812 chromosome 5, Tu2.1, whole genome shotgun sequence, one region contains:
- the LOC125556056 gene encoding zinc finger BED domain-containing protein DAYSLEEPER-like: MEQEVSSDKNMVAQDHNNGSHPRTNPKRLRSKAWEDFTPIYVGGKVAKAECMHCHLVFNSNSTNGTSNLLKHQAMCGPRAQKRPTQRKSTAAAGSDPTQKKLSFFPTSKKKCLGTADARPEKKDLVLLHNDTNWKSHEGNQNGSHEELGSPEQNDLALPDVPTDRNTKSQQVDQNGSHDELATAEQENDAFPDNPINKNVKNQSHEELALPEHEAIPTAIKLKNQDVGQDGSHGELVRKLALHGYLPSMMDHGGLRKSVDFLNPVVKMPSYADLISTFLDLFDNEKAKLKEKLAALRSRVCLSAYVWHYDPVSAFLCLSVHYIDDEWERQQKIITFRAMDTICNAEELGEAILLAIRDWGLCGKVFSIVLDDAFIDDSVASSVKAQLMKENSTFANQSLFVVRRGTHLLDQVIQVGLDELEKIMEKSANCSKPMMGPKSSAVRYPNYKYAPSQEDWGEARKMCETLEEFHQYMDTSKSLRGPVHLFDAIRDVKHDLRRGVKSYVDGSFSNMLKKMQQKFKKYWKLCCLHLCMTIAMDPSYGLKHIKSRSGYLCKNDKDGYKKDVHDTLLSLFYEYSGQVEDPSCTSGSKTSKETVIIEDGMNEDDAPFACCGDYGDKCNKARPMIELDQYLHEPSYCRGQTSVLQWWKEHNLTYPTIARMARDILAMPYRCDYEVATTTAGLAICESGHKHWVEQLVCTQDWLGPNSSASKVSTSDLSD; encoded by the exons ATGGAACAGGAAGTTAGCAGTGACAAAAACATGGTGGCACAAGACCACAACAATGGCAGCCACCCCCGCACAAACCCGAAAAGGCTCCGATCGAAGGCGTGGGAAGACTTCACACCCATCTACGTTGGTGGGAAGGTCGCGAAGGCTGAGTGCATGCATTGCCACCTGGTCTTCAATAGCAACAGCACAAATGGCACTAGCAACCTGCTTAAGCACCAAGCCATGTGCGGCCCCCGGGCCCAGAAGAGGCCAACACAACGGAAGAGTACAGCAGCAGCTGGCTCTGATCCGACGCAGAAGAAGCTATCGTTCTTTCCCACTAGCAAGAAGAAATGCTTGGGCACAGCAGATGCAAGGCCTGAGAAGAAGGATCTTGTTTTGCTTCACAATGACACTAATTGGAAGAGCCATGAGGGTAATCAGAATGGGTCTCATGAGGAACTTGGATCGCCTGAGCAGAATGATCTTGCCTTGCCTGATGTTCCCACTGACAGAAATACAAAGAGTCAACAAGTTGATCAAAATGGGTCTCATGACGAACTAGCTACAGCTGAGCAGGAAAATGATGCCTTCCCTGACAATCCCATCAACAAGAATGTAAAGAATCAGTCCCATGAGGAACTTGCATTGCCTGAACACGAGGCCATTCCTACTGCCATAAAACTGAAGAATCAGGATGTTGGTCAGGATGGATCCCATGGTGAGCTTGTTAGGAAATTGGCCTTGCACGGTTACCTGCCCTCGATGATGGACCATGGAGGACTCAGGAAGTCTGTGGATTTCTTGAATCCCGTGGTCAAGATGCCATCCTATGCTGACTTGATATCTACATTTTTGGATTTGTTCGACAATGAAAAGGCCAAGCTGAAGGAGAAGCTTGCAGCCCTTCGCAGTCGGGTATGCTTGAGTGCTTACGTTTGGCACTACGATCCAGTCTCAGCTTTCTTGTGCTTGAGTGTTCATTACATTGATGATGAATGGGAGAGGCAACAAAAGATCATCACATTTCGTGCCATGGATACTATTTGCAATGCAGAAGAACTGGGTGAAGCCATATTGCTGGCCATCCGAGATTGGGGTCTTTGTGGAAAAGTTTTCAGCATTGTACTGgatgatgcatttattgatgattcAGTGGCTTCAAGTGTCAAAGCACAGCTCATGAAAGAGAACTCAACCTTTGCAAACCAGAGCTTGTTTGTGGTGCGTCGTGGAACTCATTTACTTGATCAGGTTATTCAGGTGGGGCTGGATGAACTTGAAAAAATCATGGAGAAATCAGCAAACTGTTCTAAACCTATGATGGGTCCTAAGTCGTCTGCAGTGCGGTATCCCAACTACAAATACGCACCATCTCAGGAAGACTGGGGCGAAGCGCGTAAGATGTGTGAGACCTTGGAAGAGTTTCATCAGTACATGGACACAAGCAAGAGTCTTCGTGGTCCAGTGCACTTGTTTGATGCGATTAGGGATGTGAAGCATGATTTGCGTCGTGGGGTTAAGAGCTATGTGGATGGATCATTTTCCAATATGCTAAAGAAGATGCAGCAGAAGTTCAAGAAATATTGGAAACTCTGTTGCTTACATTTATGTATGACTATAGCCATGGATCCTTCATATGGCCTGAAACACATCAAGTCTAGGAGCGGTTACCTCTGTAAAAATGACAAAGATGGCTATAAAAAGGATGTCCATGATACATTGCTCAGTCTCTTCTATGAATATTCTGGTCAGGTGGAAGACCCTAGCTGCACTTCTGGGTCCAAAACTAGCAAGGAAACTGTTATCATTGAAGATGGTATGAATGAAGATGATGCGCCATTTGCATGCTGTGGCGATTATGGAGACAAATGTAATAAGGCGCGACCGATGATAGAACTTGACCAGTACTTGCATGAGCCAAGCTACTGTAGAGGCCAGACGAGTGTTCTTCAGTGGTGGAAGGAACATAACCTGACTTATCCTACAATTGCTCGGATGGCACGCGATATATTGGCTATGCCATACAGATGCGATTATGAGGTAGCAACAACGACTGCCGGACTTGCAATTTGTGAGTCAGGTCATAAGCACTGGGTTGAGCAGCTTGTCTGTACTCAAGATTGGCTCGGACCTAACA GTTCTGCAAGCAAGGTCTCAACCAGCGATCTTTCGGACTGA
- the LOC125556057 gene encoding uncharacterized protein LOC125556057 — protein sequence MGNCQAAEAAEVIIQHPGGKVERLYWPTPAAEVMKTNPGHYVALVILRLSPDDKAAAGDEAAAAAAVAGAGAAAKITRVKLLKPKDVLHLGQVYRLITAQEVTKALRARKDDKMRRCEAIKQQHDQLRRGDGAEQGASDKDANANAKQRVEKDRHRGSGGAQPAGGGRGRHWRPSLQSISEAAAGQSSSSISESTAS from the exons ATGGGCAACTGCCAGGCGGCCGAGGCGGCGGAGGTCATCATCCAGCACCCCGGCGGCAAGGTGGAGCGCCTCTACTGGCCCACCCCGGCCGCCGAGGTCATGAAGACCAACCCCGGCCACTACGTCGCGCTcgtcatcctccgcctctccccCGACGACAAGGCGGCCGCGGGGGACGAGGCCGCGGCGGCGGCCGCCGTCGCAGGCGCCGGCGCCGCAGCGAAGATCACCCGGGTCAAGCTCCTCAAGCCCAAGGACGTGCTCCACCTCGGCCAGGTCTACCGCCTCATCACCGCGCAAG AGGTGACCAAGGCGCTGCGGGCGAGGAAGGACGACAAGATGCGGCGGTGCGAGGCCATCAAGCAGCAGCACGACCAGCTCCGGCGCGGCGACGGGGCGGAGCAGGGCGCCTCGGACAAG GACGCGAACGCGAACGCGAAGCAGCGGGTGGAGAAGGACCGGCAccggggctccggcggcgcgcAGCCGGCCGGTGGCGGCAGAGGCCGGCACTGGCGGCCGTCCCTGCAGAGCATCTCCGAAGCCGCGGCGGGGCAGAGCAGCAGTAGCATCTCTGAATCCACTGCGAGCTAA